The Gallus gallus isolate bGalGal1 chromosome 3, bGalGal1.mat.broiler.GRCg7b, whole genome shotgun sequence genome window below encodes:
- the E2F6 gene encoding transcription factor E2F6 isoform X1 has translation MLDLNLDDDVPVVKKTLKVKRPRFDASLVYLTRKFMDLVKRAPDGVLDLNDVATALGVQKRRVYDITSVLDGIDLIQKRSKNHIQWVGSNLDQVVEMAAQRQNLKDELSDLSAMEEALDELIKDCAHQLFDLTDDKENAKLAYVTYQDIRSIQAFQKQIVIAIKAPEETRLEIPIPKEDCIKVHVKSTKGPIDVYLCEVEQDKPADKNSEDKEAVTSETEPSVPPDEE, from the exons ATGCTTGACTTGAATTTGGATGATGACGTACCAGTTGTAAAAA aaacTCTGAAGGTCAAAAGGCCTCGATTTGATGCATCCTTGGTTTATTTGACTCGAAAATTCATGGATCTTGTTAAAAGAGCTCCAGATGGTGTCCTTGATTTAAACGACGTAGCAACAGCTCTTGGAGTACAAAAACGAAGAGTATATGACATCACCAGTGTGTTGGATGGGATCGACTTAATTCAGAAAAGATCAAAGAATCACATCCAGTGGGT AGGTTCTAATCTTGACCAAGTTGTTGAAATGGCAGCACAGCGGCAAAACCTTAAAGATGAACTTTCTGACTTGTCAGCCATGGAAGAAGCTCTGGATGAATTAATCAAGGATTGTGCTCATCAGTTATTTGATCTAACAgatgacaaagaaaatgcaaa ACTAGCTTATGTGACGTACCAAGATATCCGTAGCATTCAGgcatttcaaaaacagattGTGATTGCAATCAAAGCTCCAGAAGAAACCAGACTGGAAATACCGATTCCTAAAGAG GATTGCATCaaagtacatgtaaagagcacaAAAGGACCCATTGACGTGTATCTGTGTGAGGTGGAACAAGATAAGCCAGCAGACAAAAATTCTGAAGATAAGGAAGCTGTCACTTCTGAAACTGAGCCATCAGTTCCTCCTGATGAAG AGTGA
- the E2F6 gene encoding transcription factor E2F6, with protein MAAASKWERLRPLRPDTLRLSATPMLDLNLDDDVPVVKKTLKVKRPRFDASLVYLTRKFMDLVKRAPDGVLDLNDVATALGVQKRRVYDITSVLDGIDLIQKRSKNHIQWVGSNLDQVVEMAAQRQNLKDELSDLSAMEEALDELIKDCAHQLFDLTDDKENAKLAYVTYQDIRSIQAFQKQIVIAIKAPEETRLEIPIPKEDCIKVHVKSTKGPIDVYLCEVEQDKPADKNSEDKEAVTSETEPSVPPDEE; from the exons acacCAATGCTTGACTTGAATTTGGATGATGACGTACCAGTTGTAAAAA aaacTCTGAAGGTCAAAAGGCCTCGATTTGATGCATCCTTGGTTTATTTGACTCGAAAATTCATGGATCTTGTTAAAAGAGCTCCAGATGGTGTCCTTGATTTAAACGACGTAGCAACAGCTCTTGGAGTACAAAAACGAAGAGTATATGACATCACCAGTGTGTTGGATGGGATCGACTTAATTCAGAAAAGATCAAAGAATCACATCCAGTGGGT AGGTTCTAATCTTGACCAAGTTGTTGAAATGGCAGCACAGCGGCAAAACCTTAAAGATGAACTTTCTGACTTGTCAGCCATGGAAGAAGCTCTGGATGAATTAATCAAGGATTGTGCTCATCAGTTATTTGATCTAACAgatgacaaagaaaatgcaaa ACTAGCTTATGTGACGTACCAAGATATCCGTAGCATTCAGgcatttcaaaaacagattGTGATTGCAATCAAAGCTCCAGAAGAAACCAGACTGGAAATACCGATTCCTAAAGAG GATTGCATCaaagtacatgtaaagagcacaAAAGGACCCATTGACGTGTATCTGTGTGAGGTGGAACAAGATAAGCCAGCAGACAAAAATTCTGAAGATAAGGAAGCTGTCACTTCTGAAACTGAGCCATCAGTTCCTCCTGATGAAG AGTGA